In the genome of Pempheris klunzingeri isolate RE-2024b chromosome 11, fPemKlu1.hap1, whole genome shotgun sequence, one region contains:
- the eno1a gene encoding enolase 1a, (alpha) isoform X2, with amino-acid sequence MSILKIHAREIFDSRGNPTVEVDLYTKKGLFRAAVPSGASTGIYEALELRDNDKTRYMGKGVSKAVEHINKTIAPALVRKDVSVIEQTKIDNLMLDMDGTENKSKFGANAILGVSLAVCKAGAAEKGVPLYRHIADLAGNPEVILPVPAFNVINGGSHAGNKLAMQEFMILPVGASSFKEAMRIGAEVYHNLKNVIKEKYGKDATNVGDEGGFAPNILENKEALELLKNAIAKAGYTDKIVIGMDVAASEFYKGGKYDLDFKSPDDPSRYISPDKLADLYRSFVKDYPVVSIEDPFDQDDWEAWSNFTASTNIQVVGDDLTVTNPKRIAKGVAEKACNCLLLKVNQIGSVTESLQACKLAQSNGWGVMVSHRSGETEDTFIADLVVGLCTGQIKTGAPCRSERLAKYNQLLRIEEELGDKARFAGQNFRHPI; translated from the exons ATGTCCATCCTGAAGATTCACGCTCGTGAAATTTTTGACTCCCGTGGCAACCCCACTGTGGAGGTTGACCTGTACACCAAGAAAG GTCTTTTCAGAGCTGCAGTGCCCAGCGGTGCTTCCACAGGCATCTATGAGGCTCTGGAGCTCCGTGACAATGACAAAACACGCTACATGGGCAAAG GTGTCTCAAAAGCGGTTGAACATATCAATAAAACAATCGCACCTGCACTGGTTAGAAAG GATGTGAGCGTGATAGAGCAGACCAAGATCGACAATCTGATGCTGGACATGGATGGCACAGAAAACAAGT CTAAGTTTGGTGCTAATGCCATCCTGGGAGTCTCCCTGGCTGTGTGCAAGGCTGGTGCAGCGGAGAAGGGCGTTCCCCTCTACCGCCACATCGCTGACCTGGCTGGCAACCCCGAAGTCATCCTCCCAGTCCCC GCTTTCAACGTCATCAACGGCGGCTCCCACGCAGGCAACAAGCTGGCCATGCAGGAGTTCATGATCCTGCCTGTGGGAGCCAGCAGCTTCAAGGAGGCCATGCGCATTGGTGCTGAGGTCTACCACAACCTGAAGAATGTCATTAAGGAGAAGTATGGCAAGGATGCCACCAATGTGGGAGATGAGGGAGGCTTCGCCCCCAACATCCTGGAGAACAAGGAAG cTCTGGAGCTGCTCAAGAATGCCATCGCCAAGGCCGGCTACACTGACAAGATTGTTATTGGCATGGATGTGGCTGCCTCTGAGTTCTACAAGGGTGGCAAGTACGACCTGGACTTCAAGTCCCCCGACGACCCCAGCCGCTACATCTCCCCTGACAAGCTGGCTGACCTGTACAGGAGCTTTGTTAAAGATTACCCCG TGGTGTCCATTGAGGATCCCTTTGACCAGGATGACTGGGAGGCGTGGTCCAATTTCACAGCCAGCACCAACATCCAGGTGGTGGGCGATGACCTCACAGTCACCAACCCTAAACGCATCGCCAAGGGTGTGGCTGAAAAGGCCTGCAACTGCCTGCTGCTTAAGGTCAACCAGATCGGCTCCGTCACAGAGTCCCTGCAGGC CTGCAAGTTGGCCCAGAGCAACGGCTGGGGTGTGATGGTCAGCCATCGCTCcggagagacagaggacaccTTCATCGCTGACCTGGTGGTCGGTCTCTGCACTGGACAG ATCAAGACAGGTGCACCTTGCCGATCTGAGCGTTTGGCCAAGTACAACCAGCTGCTCAG GATTGAAGAGGAGCTCGGCGACAAGGCCCGTTTTGCCGGCCAGAACTTCAGGCACCCCATCTGA
- the eno1a gene encoding enolase 1a, (alpha) isoform X1: protein MSILKIHAREIFDSRGNPTVEVDLYTKKGLFRAAVPSGASTGIYEALELRDNDKTRYMGKGVKRAVKYINEFLAPALCNQDVSVIEQTKIDNLMLDMDGTENKSKFGANAILGVSLAVCKAGAAEKGVPLYRHIADLAGNPEVILPVPAFNVINGGSHAGNKLAMQEFMILPVGASSFKEAMRIGAEVYHNLKNVIKEKYGKDATNVGDEGGFAPNILENKEALELLKNAIAKAGYTDKIVIGMDVAASEFYKGGKYDLDFKSPDDPSRYISPDKLADLYRSFVKDYPVVSIEDPFDQDDWEAWSNFTASTNIQVVGDDLTVTNPKRIAKGVAEKACNCLLLKVNQIGSVTESLQACKLAQSNGWGVMVSHRSGETEDTFIADLVVGLCTGQIKTGAPCRSERLAKYNQLLRIEEELGDKARFAGQNFRHPI from the exons ATGTCCATCCTGAAGATTCACGCTCGTGAAATTTTTGACTCCCGTGGCAACCCCACTGTGGAGGTTGACCTGTACACCAAGAAAG GTCTTTTCAGAGCTGCAGTGCCCAGCGGTGCTTCCACAGGCATCTATGAGGCTCTGGAGCTCCGTGACAATGACAAAACACGCTACATGGGCAAAG GAGTTAAAAGAGcagttaaatatataaatgaattcTTGGCCCCTGCATTGTGTAACCAG GATGTGAGCGTGATAGAGCAGACCAAGATCGACAATCTGATGCTGGACATGGATGGCACAGAAAACAAGT CTAAGTTTGGTGCTAATGCCATCCTGGGAGTCTCCCTGGCTGTGTGCAAGGCTGGTGCAGCGGAGAAGGGCGTTCCCCTCTACCGCCACATCGCTGACCTGGCTGGCAACCCCGAAGTCATCCTCCCAGTCCCC GCTTTCAACGTCATCAACGGCGGCTCCCACGCAGGCAACAAGCTGGCCATGCAGGAGTTCATGATCCTGCCTGTGGGAGCCAGCAGCTTCAAGGAGGCCATGCGCATTGGTGCTGAGGTCTACCACAACCTGAAGAATGTCATTAAGGAGAAGTATGGCAAGGATGCCACCAATGTGGGAGATGAGGGAGGCTTCGCCCCCAACATCCTGGAGAACAAGGAAG cTCTGGAGCTGCTCAAGAATGCCATCGCCAAGGCCGGCTACACTGACAAGATTGTTATTGGCATGGATGTGGCTGCCTCTGAGTTCTACAAGGGTGGCAAGTACGACCTGGACTTCAAGTCCCCCGACGACCCCAGCCGCTACATCTCCCCTGACAAGCTGGCTGACCTGTACAGGAGCTTTGTTAAAGATTACCCCG TGGTGTCCATTGAGGATCCCTTTGACCAGGATGACTGGGAGGCGTGGTCCAATTTCACAGCCAGCACCAACATCCAGGTGGTGGGCGATGACCTCACAGTCACCAACCCTAAACGCATCGCCAAGGGTGTGGCTGAAAAGGCCTGCAACTGCCTGCTGCTTAAGGTCAACCAGATCGGCTCCGTCACAGAGTCCCTGCAGGC CTGCAAGTTGGCCCAGAGCAACGGCTGGGGTGTGATGGTCAGCCATCGCTCcggagagacagaggacaccTTCATCGCTGACCTGGTGGTCGGTCTCTGCACTGGACAG ATCAAGACAGGTGCACCTTGCCGATCTGAGCGTTTGGCCAAGTACAACCAGCTGCTCAG GATTGAAGAGGAGCTCGGCGACAAGGCCCGTTTTGCCGGCCAGAACTTCAGGCACCCCATCTGA